TAGCCATTTCATTGCCGTAGAAATCTTTCTATCGGGTCTTATTTGCATTGGAATTTGAAAAGTAGCACCACCAACTCTTCTACTGCGGACCTCAACATGAGGCATAACGTTACTCAATGCATCTTTCCATAATTCTAAAGCTGTTTTTTCTTCATCCGTTTTCTTTGCATCCACAATATCTATTGCGTCGTAGAAAACACTGAAAGCCACAGATTTTTTTCCGTCCCACATCATCATGTTAACGAACCTTGTTACCAACTGGTCGTTAAATCTTGGATCTGGTAAAAGAGGTCTTTTTTTCGCCTGTCTTTTTCTCATTTCTTCTTTTTAAAAAGTGTTATTACTTCTTAGGTCTTTTTGCTCCGTACTTAGATCTACGTTGTGTTCTACCGGCAACACCTGCGGTGTCCAATGCTCCACGAACGATGTGATATCTAACTCCTGGCAAATCCTTTACTCTTCCGCCCCTTACTAATACTATCGAGTGCTCTTGAAGATTATGTCCCTCTCCTGGAATATAGGCATTCACCTCTTTTCCGTTGGTCAACCTAACCCTCGCAACTTTACGCATTGCTGAATTAGGTTTCTTTGGAGTGGTTGTGTACACACGTGTACATACCCCTCTTCTTTGTGGACACGAATCCAAAGCAGCCGATTTACTCTTCTTAGTAATTGTGGCTCTTCCTGTTCGTACTAATTGTGAAATTGTTGGCATACTATATAAATATGTATAAAATTACCCTTTGTTTAAGGGTCGGCAAATGTAGTAATATTTCCTAATAATTCAAACACCTGCCTAATTATTTTAAAA
This genomic window from Maribacter sp. MJ134 contains:
- the rpsG gene encoding 30S ribosomal protein S7, which encodes MRKRQAKKRPLLPDPRFNDQLVTRFVNMMMWDGKKSVAFSVFYDAIDIVDAKKTDEEKTALELWKDALSNVMPHVEVRSRRVGGATFQIPMQIRPDRKISTAMKWLISFARKRNEKGMSQKLAAEILAASKEEGAAVKKRVDTHKMAEANKAFSHFRF
- the rpsL gene encoding 30S ribosomal protein S12; protein product: MPTISQLVRTGRATITKKSKSAALDSCPQRRGVCTRVYTTTPKKPNSAMRKVARVRLTNGKEVNAYIPGEGHNLQEHSIVLVRGGRVKDLPGVRYHIVRGALDTAGVAGRTQRRSKYGAKRPKK